CGTTGTTCCAAGAGAATGAAATGATAGATGATGATGCTACGCATAATCAAAATTGAATGGTTGAAATGAAGAATTATTATCGAGGTCTTATGTGATAAGAATGATACCTAAAAAGATAAGTTCTATAAAACATTATAAGACCAGCAACGAATATGGGAGTGAATGTTGAGCCATTAAAGTGCACATCCAAAAGATGAGTGTCGCAGAAATGCAGATGCTAAGATGAGGAGTCATATAAAATTAGATAGATTAAAAATGATCACATTCTCCAAAAGATGCAAGTAGCACATATTAAGGATAAAATGAGAGAATGTCGTTTCAGATGATTTGGTCATGTCCCAAGCCTACATCAAAATGCACCAATTTGTAGGCGTCAAATCACAACAAGTGAAGGTGTTAAAAAGGGACGATGTAGACCTAAAATCACACATGGAAATAAGTTGTCTTGAAAGACATAATTTCTTGGAACCCACGCAAGCTTAGCAAAAGATAGACACTATGGAAGGAAAAAATCTATATAGTCCAGTTAGTATATATTTTGGATATGTTAGTACATTTAGGTCTCAATTCTTTTAGGAGTTTCTTTTAGCTCCATCTGAGATTTTTATGCCATTAAAAATATTGAGAGCTTTTCTGTACTCTTTATTAATGATCTTTTTTTTGGTATAATGTTGACCTAAGAGGAATTCAAACGGAGAAACATAAttagtgaggattcatatagctgaCCCCAACTTATTTGGAACTGAGATGTAATTGTTGGATTATTTTATCAACTCGTGACATGCAAAGAATCAAGAATTTCAAATACTAATAGTTCTAGCTTATATCTCAAGCTGATTTTTCTGATGGTAAATGTGCTGGAATTTGAAATTATCCTCCATCAAGCAAAACTTGGAAGCAATCTAACCATTCATTTCATTTTAGCACAAGTGAAACTATTCACACTTATCAATTTCAAGGAGTGACGTGCCTGACCATCATTTTAAACTACTTATAACACCCAAATAAAGAAATCGTTGATCTACTATTCTTCAATTACCtttttcttaagttcttcaagtTTCCGACCTGAAATTTCTGTTTGCCTTTCCATCtgaataaaattaaaacaaagtaACACATGAAATAAAGCACTAACGCCAACTACAAAGTTTCAAATTCTAAGATTTATATCATTTTTTAAAGCAATGGTCTACCTGATGCTGATCATTCTCACTTGACTCAGCTGACAGCTCTCTACTAACATGGTCGTCTAAATTAGACCTGTTCAAATTAGACTTACCATTAAAACTGTCCATTATGCTCATCTAAGCATCACCATCAAGAAGGGGATTGATTTTACATTGTCAACCAAAACAAGAAAAGACCAGAGCTACCAAGCAAGCATAGGATAAATGGTTTCAAGCTACGGTGAACACTAAACTAACAATTGCACAAGTTTCTATCATAAGTGCAAAATATAACTAATGAGGCCTGCAAATGTATATGTTTCCGCAGAATGTAATAATATATCTGCATaagaacatatgccaaataaaaaGTTCCCAAAGAAGTAAATCGTACATGAAACATCAGCATAATTTCTTCTGGCATGCCTCAAATATCAGTTAAGTGGTTGAACACTCTACTCAATTTTCTAGTGTAAATGAAGAATAAtcaaaaaaccaaaccaaatttgtaCAATTTGATAACGGGCAATCCACTTTAATGTGGTTGCAAGCCGCAAACATGAGTTATAGAGAAATAATGTATCAATAAGACATATCCAAGGTGGAAAGTGGCAGAATCACACTAATATGCCTCTGCACAAAATTACTTGACCCTTCCTACCACTTTTCAGAAACCACCAATGACCAATCAGTAGAGAATATACACAATGTAGAATAATAATGAGTACCAGCAGCATGTAACGCAAAGTATGCTCAACCAATTTAGTAGCTTAAAAAACTAGCAGCAACACATTAAGTAATGTACGTCCTACCGAGGCAGTAGCTTAGGCATTTGATCGTTCTCTCTATCTCTGCTTTTATGGTTACTGTTGGTTTTCTGCATCTTTATAGGCTGGTCCCTCTCTCTTTCCCAGCTACTTTCTCGAATCCTTTCATCTTCCGGCTCAACATCCTCCAAACGTCTTTCATCATCGGCACCCCGATCTCTATTGACTTGATAATCTAGTGATCGACCACGATCACGATTTCGGTCATATCCTCTCTCCCTCTTGTGATCGCGGTCTCGAGAATGCTCTCTATGCCCATTCCTACGTCTGTTATCATCATGATCATAGCCTCTTTCCCAATCTCGATCCGTATCACCACCTCTCACCCCTCTCTCAGAATGCCGAATACTTTCTCGACCAAAATCTGATCTGCCACCTCTTGTAGTCACTTCATTTACTCTTACAACTCGCCCATCAATAGTCTGGTGGAAATATATGTTATTTATATCACTTCAGTAATTATAAGCTACATAACAGAGAGATCAGAAAATACCCTCCCATCCATTTCATTGATGGCACGCGTGGCTGACCGAGGATTAGTGAAGGTGACAAAGCCATAACATTTTCCTCCAACCTTACGGTCATTGATTATCTGAAAGTAAAACGTCCAACttctgaaaataaaaataaatgcagaaaaagaaaaagctaTTGCAGCCGTCTGACAATATTACCTACTGGCCATGATTCTAAGATACTGTTTTCAACCAAAGCACAAGCAGATGTGGCTACTTATCACAATGAACCTATCTAGTCATACAGAGAAATCACTTATATATTTGAATCACAACTTCAATTTCGAGGAACAAAATGATGTCAAGTACAACAAAAACTGCATGATTTAACTGGAAACCAAATGCAGTCAAAATTACTGAATCCATGCTCCTCTAATTCAAACACGTGAAGCCACAACCTTTTCAGCATGTAAGAAACTTGGGTTCATAGTAAAATGTTTAACGGGGCTTGATATTAATTCAAAGAGTCATAACAAGCTTAACCAACCTTTTTTTACTTCTGTAGGCATCACCTTAACGAACCTTAATTTTAGGCACAGCAGTTTTTCAGTACCAACCACTTACCATATAAAGGCAAGGAGTCTTTCATACCATTCAGTAAAATAGCTTAATTCTTTAAATGGGAACCAAAACATGTTCATGCTGTAACGATCTAACCTTTTATTCAATTAACAACAAGCTAACATAACTTATGCAACTATTCTAGTGGGGGAAAAACAGAATAAATTTAAAATGAACGATTAGCTCACAGAAGACTTGGTGTTAAAATCAAGAAGCTCACAGAAAATCCCGTTTTGCCTTGGCAAAATCCCATGGAATTCCAATTCGAAAAAACCCTAATTTATGACATAAGCTGAGATAAATAGTAAAACATAGTATGATTAAGACCTTAATGCCTACAACAGCACCGTAAACATCGAAGACTCGACGGAGAGTTTCTTCGGTGGCGCTGTAGGGAAGCCCTCCCACGTATATCGAGCTCTCGTCGTCAACTGTCATTCTTTCTCCTCCACAACGTTGCAACTACTTAATTGTCTTTGTTATTGTGGGAATAGGATAGATTACTCTAATTTATGTATAATTAAATGCAGAAGACAAAGGCACCTCGTGAAGCCAAATGGCACAATAATAGAATGacacatggcataattagttattaaattagttattggtttttctttttaatttaaatatatctgaaaaataaaaataattacaaaaactaccatatatatgtatatatatatatatatatatatatatatatatatatattaaattggttactttaatttaattaataaataataaatatagatttcttatctatatctatattaataattaactataataaaaaaataaaaaacaaatatataaaaaaataactacccattcaaattgggtgggagtagtttcaagttggaattttaaaattattttaaaatcaaaaagcaaaaaaaatctatctataattaaaagcagaagacaaaagcacctcatgaagccaaatggcagaacaatagaatgacacatggcataattagttattaaattagttattggtttttctttttcatttaaatatatataaaaatgaaaataattaaaaaaactaccatatatatgtatatatatatatatataccatatatatgtatgtatatatatatataattggttatatatatattaaattggttactttaatttaattaataaataataaatatagatttcttatctatatctatattaataattaactataataaaaaaataaaaaacaaatatataaaaaaataactacccattcaaattgggtgggagtagtttcaagttggaatttttaaattattttaaaatcaaaaggcaaaaaaaaataaagctataaaaaacggaaaaaaaacagaagaaaaactacccattcaaatcggagaatagtttcaagttggagttttaaaataattaaaataaaaaaagatatcttataattaactataataaaaaaacaaaaatataaatatataagaaaataactacccattcaaattggtagttatttttaattaataattagttattggttattatttttgaatttaaatatatataaaaacgaaaataataaaaaaaatataaaactaccatctatctatctataattaaaagcagaagacaaaagcacctcatgaagccaaatggcagaacaatagaatgacacatggcataattagttattaaattagttattgttttttcatt
This genomic stretch from Nicotiana sylvestris chromosome 9, ASM39365v2, whole genome shotgun sequence harbors:
- the LOC104230328 gene encoding uncharacterized protein isoform X1, whose translation is MTVDDESSIYVGGLPYSATEETLRRVFDVYGAVVGIKIINDRKVGGKCYGFVTFTNPRSATRAINEMDGRTIDGRVVRVNEVTTRGGRSDFGRESIRHSERGVRGGDTDRDWERGYDHDDNRRRNGHREHSRDRDHKRERGYDRNRDRGRSLDYQVNRDRGADDERRLEDVEPEDERIRESSWERERDQPIKMQKTNSNHKSRDRENDQMPKLLPRSNLDDHVSRELSAESSENDQHQMERQTEISGRKLEELKKKASLMEELVNEKQNLVSKLQERSKKLEDSLTAAQKLTSQRQMQLSKLYKHYAQVRECGERLKISEQELQALVHSTMMGVEIG
- the LOC104230328 gene encoding uncharacterized protein isoform X2, producing the protein MTVDDESSIYVGGLPYSATEETLRRVFDVYGAVVGIKIINDRKVGGKCYGFVTFTNPRSATRAINEMDGRTIDGRVVRVNEVTTRGGRSDFGRESIRHSERGVRGGDTDRDWERGYDHDDNRRRNGHREHSRDRDHKRERGYDRNRDRGRSLDYQVNRDRGADDERRLEDVEPEDERIRESSWERERDQPIKMQKTNSNHKSRDRENDQMPKLLPRSNLDDHVSRELSAESSENDQHQMERQTEISGRKLEELKKKKLEDSLTAAQKLTSQRQMQLSKLYKHYAQVRECGERLKISEQELQALVHSTMMGVEIG